In Pseudoxanthobacter soli DSM 19599, a single window of DNA contains:
- a CDS encoding electron transfer flavoprotein subunit beta/FixA family protein, whose amino-acid sequence MKILVPVKRVVDANVKVRVKTDGTGVDLSNVKMSMNPFCEIAVEEALRLKEAGKATEVIAVSIGGEKSAETIRTALAMGADRGILVKVDGTVEPLAVAKLLKAVAEKEQPGLVILGKQAIDDDSNQTGQMLAALMGRPQGTFASKVEIGDGTVDVTREIDGGLETVTLALPAIVTTDLRLNEPRYASLPNIMKAKKKPLEETTAEALGVDVTPRLKVLSVTEPPARKAGVKVADVAELVSKLKTEAGVL is encoded by the coding sequence ATGAAGATTCTCGTTCCCGTAAAAAGGGTTGTCGACGCGAACGTGAAGGTGCGCGTGAAGACGGACGGCACCGGCGTCGACCTGTCGAACGTCAAGATGTCAATGAACCCGTTCTGTGAAATCGCGGTCGAGGAAGCGTTGCGGCTGAAGGAAGCCGGCAAGGCGACCGAGGTGATCGCGGTCTCCATCGGCGGCGAAAAATCGGCGGAGACGATCCGCACGGCGCTCGCGATGGGTGCCGACCGCGGCATCCTCGTCAAGGTGGACGGCACAGTGGAGCCGCTGGCGGTCGCCAAGCTTCTCAAGGCGGTCGCCGAGAAGGAACAGCCGGGCCTCGTCATTCTCGGCAAGCAGGCGATCGACGACGACTCAAACCAGACCGGCCAGATGCTCGCCGCCCTGATGGGCCGGCCCCAGGGCACGTTCGCCTCGAAGGTCGAGATCGGCGACGGCACCGTCGACGTCACCCGCGAGATCGACGGCGGCCTGGAGACGGTCACGCTGGCCCTGCCGGCGATCGTGACGACGGACCTCAGGCTCAACGAGCCGCGCTATGCGTCGCTGCCCAACATCATGAAGGCCAAGAAGAAGCCGCTGGAGGAGACGACGGCGGAGGCGCTCGGCGTCGACGTGACGCCGCGCCTCAAGGTGCTGTCGGTCACCGAGCCGCCGGCGCGCAAGGCCGGCGTGAAGGTCGCCGACGTCGCCGAACTCGTTTCCAAGCTCAAGACCGAAGCCGGGGTGCTGTGA
- a CDS encoding electron transfer flavoprotein subunit alpha/FixB family protein, with the protein MTTLLIADHDASGLKDVTARALTAALALGEPVHVLVAGTALSAAATQAAALQGVETVLVADSPAYANALAEPVADLVVSLAGGYRTIVAAATTTGKNIAPRVAALLDVMQVSDITKVVSPDTFERPVYAGNAIETVQALDPKIVLTVRTSAFAPAATGASAASEAVAALPAGPGLSTWKGAHIDQSDRPELTSAKIIVSGGRALGSAEKFTEVILPLADALGAAVGASRAAVDAGFAPNDWQVGQTGKIVAPDLYVAVGISGAIQHLAGMKDSKVIVAINKDEESPIFQVADYGLVADLFQAVPALTAALKS; encoded by the coding sequence ATGACGACCCTCCTGATCGCAGACCATGACGCCTCGGGCCTGAAGGACGTCACCGCCCGGGCGCTGACGGCCGCGCTCGCGCTCGGCGAGCCCGTTCACGTGCTCGTCGCCGGCACGGCGCTTTCCGCCGCCGCGACGCAGGCGGCCGCGCTTCAGGGCGTGGAGACGGTGCTCGTCGCCGACAGCCCGGCCTACGCCAACGCGCTCGCCGAGCCGGTCGCGGACCTCGTCGTCTCGCTCGCCGGCGGCTATCGCACCATCGTGGCGGCGGCCACCACCACCGGCAAGAACATCGCGCCGCGCGTCGCCGCGCTGCTCGACGTGATGCAGGTCTCCGACATCACGAAGGTGGTCTCGCCCGACACGTTCGAGCGGCCGGTCTATGCCGGCAACGCCATCGAGACGGTGCAGGCGCTCGACCCGAAGATCGTGCTGACGGTGCGCACCTCGGCCTTCGCGCCGGCAGCCACCGGCGCCAGCGCCGCGAGCGAGGCGGTCGCCGCGCTGCCGGCCGGCCCGGGGCTTTCGACCTGGAAGGGTGCGCACATCGACCAGTCAGACCGCCCGGAGCTGACCTCGGCGAAGATCATCGTCTCCGGCGGCCGGGCGCTCGGTTCGGCGGAGAAGTTCACCGAGGTGATCCTGCCGCTGGCGGATGCCCTCGGCGCGGCGGTCGGCGCCTCGCGCGCGGCGGTCGATGCCGGCTTCGCCCCCAACGACTGGCAGGTCGGCCAGACCGGCAAGATCGTGGCGCCCGATCTCTATGTCGCGGTCGGCATCTCCGGCGCGATCCAGCATCTCGCCGGCATGAAGGATTCCAAGGTCATCGTCGCCATCAACAAGGACGAGGAATCGCCGATCTTCCAGGTTGCGGACTACGGCCTCGTCGCCGACCTGTTCCAGGCGGTGCCGGCGCTGACGGCGGCGCTGAAGTCCTGA
- a CDS encoding GNAT family N-acetyltransferase produces the protein MTTDSVSLAVAEADDLPALKRELQDAFAVAVIAEFGDLPDGPIPSDSELDESMSAPGAEVLRILCDGRKIGGAVVAIDRETHRNSLDLFFLSSPDRGRGLGLKAWKAIERRYPETRVWITHTPYFEKRNIHFYVNKCGFRIVAFFSDRHPDPHGPAPSGLPDDGEAFMFEKIMGEAEGT, from the coding sequence ATGACGACCGATTCCGTCTCTCTCGCCGTCGCGGAGGCCGACGATCTTCCGGCCTTGAAGCGGGAACTTCAGGACGCTTTCGCGGTCGCCGTCATCGCCGAGTTCGGCGATCTGCCGGACGGCCCGATTCCGTCCGACAGCGAACTCGACGAATCGATGTCCGCGCCGGGCGCCGAGGTCCTGCGCATCCTCTGCGACGGGCGCAAGATCGGCGGCGCCGTTGTCGCCATCGACCGGGAAACGCACCGCAACTCGCTCGACCTGTTCTTCCTCTCGTCGCCGGATCGCGGCCGCGGCCTCGGCCTGAAGGCGTGGAAGGCGATCGAACGCCGCTATCCCGAGACGCGGGTCTGGATCACGCACACACCCTATTTCGAGAAGCGGAACATCCACTTCTACGTCAACAAGTGCGGATTCCGGATCGTCGCCTTCTTCAGCGACCGCCATCCGGACCCCCACGGCCCAGCGCCGAGCGGCCTGCCCGACGATGGCGAGGCGTTCATGTTCGAGAAGATCATGGGCGAGGCCGAGGGCACCTAG
- a CDS encoding glycosyltransferase produces MRILAVAERFVPAPGGSEISLHAVLKGLHAAGHEVAIHTSAAPPGAPSAAAMPRPADPWLERIPAPRFDCDGFRGVLARFRPDRVLTQMDWAHLAGPVAVEAGIPVCFFSCVGDVCGALDGIVFNSAWCERSLAGYAFLAGKGRHVLHPPIERAAVVAVQPRPAEVVMVNPIRAKGGELFARLAASMPDIPFLAVTGWYDPAEDGIDLALPNVTLLPNQSDMRPVYGRARVLMVPSLFPEAFGRVAREGVLNGLPVIASTRGGLPEATLGAALHLDPEDEPAWREMLRRLWDSPKAANDLAARARVAAHRYREADEMAAFVAFVEGLERQGTYPDLKQPFHNLEWLSSRRAGETSQAND; encoded by the coding sequence ATGCGGATCCTGGCGGTCGCCGAGCGCTTCGTGCCTGCACCGGGCGGATCGGAAATCTCGCTTCACGCGGTGCTGAAGGGGCTCCATGCCGCCGGTCACGAGGTCGCGATCCATACCAGCGCCGCGCCACCCGGCGCCCCGTCTGCCGCGGCGATGCCGCGTCCGGCCGACCCGTGGCTCGAACGCATTCCGGCGCCACGTTTCGATTGTGACGGCTTCAGGGGCGTCCTCGCGCGGTTCCGCCCGGACCGCGTTCTGACGCAGATGGACTGGGCGCATCTTGCCGGCCCCGTCGCGGTGGAAGCCGGCATTCCGGTCTGCTTCTTCAGTTGCGTCGGCGACGTGTGCGGCGCGCTCGACGGCATCGTGTTCAATTCGGCGTGGTGCGAGCGTTCCCTCGCCGGCTACGCCTTCCTGGCAGGCAAGGGCAGGCACGTGCTGCACCCGCCGATCGAGCGTGCCGCAGTGGTGGCTGTTCAGCCGCGGCCGGCCGAGGTGGTGATGGTCAACCCGATACGCGCCAAGGGCGGCGAGCTCTTCGCCCGGCTCGCGGCCTCCATGCCCGACATTCCGTTCCTCGCGGTCACCGGCTGGTACGATCCGGCGGAGGACGGCATCGATCTCGCCCTGCCGAACGTGACGCTGCTGCCGAACCAGTCGGACATGCGCCCGGTCTATGGCCGCGCCCGCGTCCTCATGGTGCCGAGCCTGTTTCCCGAGGCGTTCGGCCGCGTCGCCCGCGAGGGTGTTCTGAACGGTCTGCCGGTGATCGCCTCCACCCGCGGCGGTCTGCCCGAGGCGACGCTGGGCGCCGCCCTCCATCTCGATCCCGAAGACGAGCCCGCATGGCGCGAGATGCTGCGCCGGCTGTGGGATTCTCCGAAGGCGGCTAATGATCTCGCGGCGAGGGCGCGTGTCGCGGCCCACCGATATCGCGAGGCCGACGAGATGGCCGCGTTCGTCGCCTTCGTCGAAGGCCTTGAGCGGCAGGGGACCTATCCGGATCTCAAACAGCCGTTTCACAATCTCGAATGGCTGTCGTCGCGGCGCGCCGGCGAGACGTCGCAGGCGAACGATTGA
- the cysW gene encoding sulfate ABC transporter permease subunit CysW, translating to MSVAMETGGSRAAEAGRPVRARRRVGEGPLTKAVLIGLAVVGTLVVLGAPIVVIAAEAFKAGVGSYLSNLAHPDTLKAIWLTVFVAMIAVPVNTLFGLAAAWAIGKFRFRGRRLLIAVIEVPFSVSPIVAGVSYLFVYGVQGLFGEWLRDHDIAILFAWPGIVLASLFVTAPLVAREVIALMDSQGNDGEEAALSLGASGFTTFLRVTLPEIRWALLYGVVLCNARVMGEFGAVSVVSGNIRGETNTLPLQIELLYHDYNAVGAFAAATVLTALALVTLVVKIILDRAIGDGRRRGAGH from the coding sequence ATGAGCGTCGCGATGGAAACGGGCGGCAGCCGCGCCGCAGAAGCGGGCCGGCCGGTCCGCGCCCGCCGCCGGGTGGGCGAGGGGCCGCTGACGAAGGCCGTGCTCATCGGCCTCGCCGTTGTCGGCACGCTCGTCGTCCTCGGCGCCCCGATCGTCGTCATCGCGGCCGAGGCGTTCAAGGCGGGCGTCGGCAGCTACCTCTCCAACCTCGCCCATCCCGACACGCTGAAGGCGATCTGGCTGACGGTGTTCGTCGCCATGATCGCGGTGCCGGTGAACACCCTGTTCGGGCTCGCCGCGGCCTGGGCCATCGGCAAGTTCCGCTTCCGCGGCCGGCGCCTGCTGATCGCGGTGATCGAGGTGCCGTTCTCGGTCTCGCCCATCGTCGCGGGCGTGTCCTACCTGTTCGTCTACGGCGTGCAGGGGCTGTTCGGCGAATGGCTGCGCGACCACGACATCGCGATCCTGTTCGCGTGGCCCGGCATCGTGCTCGCGAGCCTGTTCGTGACGGCGCCGCTCGTCGCCCGCGAGGTCATCGCGCTGATGGATTCGCAGGGTAACGACGGCGAGGAAGCGGCGCTCAGCCTCGGCGCCAGCGGCTTCACCACCTTCCTGCGGGTGACGCTGCCCGAGATCCGCTGGGCCTTGCTCTATGGCGTGGTGCTCTGCAATGCCCGTGTCATGGGCGAGTTCGGCGCCGTCTCGGTCGTCTCCGGCAACATCCGTGGCGAGACCAACACGCTGCCTTTGCAGATCGAACTGCTCTACCATGATTACAACGCGGTCGGTGCCTTCGCCGCCGCGACCGTGCTGACCGCGCTTGCCCTCGTGACCTTGGTGGTGAAGATCATTCTCGACCGGGCGATCGGCGACGGCCGGCGCCGCGGCGCGGGTCATTAG
- the cysT gene encoding sulfate ABC transporter permease subunit CysT gives MSAQPSDRPKRRVRRRVLPGFGLSIGITVAYCALIILLPLAALAWKAASLGPVDFAAVAFSRRALAAYRVTIGSAFVATAFNAAFGLLLAWVLVRYRFPGRRLIDALVDVPFALPTSVAGIALTALFVKNGWFGGPLDALGIKVAFTPLGIMVAMAFTSLPFVVRTVQPVIEELDREIEDAAESLGAGGGVIFRRVILPVIAPAFLAGMSLAFARCLGEFGAIIFIAGNQPMHTEIAALLAFIRLEEYDYQGAAAVAAVMLGMAFAILALTNALQSWQLRYTSRT, from the coding sequence ATGAGCGCGCAGCCGTCCGACCGCCCGAAGCGGCGGGTCAGAAGGCGCGTGCTGCCGGGCTTCGGCCTGTCGATCGGCATCACCGTCGCCTATTGCGCCCTCATCATTCTGCTGCCTCTGGCAGCGCTCGCCTGGAAGGCGGCCAGCCTCGGGCCGGTCGACTTCGCCGCCGTGGCGTTCAGCCGCCGCGCGCTCGCGGCCTATCGCGTCACAATCGGCAGCGCCTTCGTCGCCACCGCCTTCAACGCGGCCTTCGGCCTGCTGCTGGCGTGGGTGCTGGTGCGCTATCGCTTTCCCGGCCGCCGGCTGATCGATGCTCTGGTCGACGTTCCGTTCGCCCTGCCGACATCGGTCGCCGGCATCGCGCTGACGGCGCTGTTCGTGAAGAACGGCTGGTTCGGCGGCCCGCTCGACGCGCTCGGCATCAAGGTGGCGTTCACCCCGCTCGGCATCATGGTGGCGATGGCCTTCACCAGCCTGCCGTTCGTGGTGCGCACCGTGCAGCCGGTCATCGAGGAACTCGACCGCGAGATCGAGGACGCCGCCGAGTCGCTCGGCGCCGGGGGCGGCGTGATTTTCCGGCGCGTTATCCTGCCGGTGATCGCGCCTGCGTTCCTCGCCGGCATGTCGCTCGCCTTCGCCCGCTGCCTCGGCGAGTTCGGCGCCATCATCTTCATCGCCGGCAACCAGCCGATGCACACCGAGATCGCGGCGCTGCTCGCCTTCATCCGCCTAGAGGAATACGACTATCAGGGCGCCGCCGCCGTCGCGGCGGTGATGCTCGGCATGGCGTTCGCGATCCTCGCCCTCACCAACGCGCTGCAGTCCTGGCAGCTTCGCTATACGAGCCGCACATGA
- a CDS encoding DUF2214 domain-containing protein has product MTVVDWIADWPGAALLRGSATAYLLVNAAHILGIGLLVGAILPLDLRLAGCFRAVPLAAIGPFLSRAAAFGLAAAALTGLWLFSVRPAAYIGNAAFLAKMGLLALALCNVGLQHIGPGYRAALAGGAVRPATRIAAGISAAAWIAVLVAGRWIGFV; this is encoded by the coding sequence ATGACGGTCGTCGACTGGATCGCGGACTGGCCCGGCGCGGCGCTCCTGAGAGGTTCCGCAACGGCGTATCTGCTCGTCAATGCGGCTCACATTCTCGGGATCGGCCTTCTGGTGGGCGCGATCCTGCCGCTCGACCTGAGGCTTGCGGGCTGCTTCCGCGCGGTGCCGCTCGCCGCCATTGGCCCGTTCCTGTCCCGGGCGGCGGCTTTCGGTCTGGCGGCAGCGGCGCTGACGGGGCTGTGGCTCTTCAGCGTCCGGCCTGCGGCCTATATCGGCAACGCGGCCTTCCTGGCGAAGATGGGCCTCCTCGCCCTCGCGCTCTGCAATGTCGGCCTGCAGCACATCGGGCCGGGTTATCGGGCGGCGCTCGCCGGCGGTGCGGTGAGGCCGGCCACACGGATCGCAGCCGGCATCTCGGCCGCTGCCTGGATCGCGGTTCTCGTGGCGGGGCGCTGGATCGGGTTCGTGTGA
- a CDS encoding DUF6152 family protein has translation MVLKGKSLSIASFRPGKRAGHGSALAAGLAAALAATTAEGHHGWSWAEGEQSELVGVIETVSMAPPHPALKVRAGDGVVWQVDLGNPRQTERSGFGAESARAGDEVIVLGNRSLDAGEARMKAVRITVGGENYDMYPERIRAD, from the coding sequence ATGGTCTTGAAGGGCAAGTCTCTCTCGATAGCCTCGTTCCGTCCGGGAAAGCGGGCCGGGCACGGTTCCGCTCTCGCCGCCGGTTTGGCCGCGGCGCTCGCCGCGACAACCGCTGAGGGTCACCACGGCTGGTCTTGGGCGGAGGGCGAGCAGAGCGAACTCGTCGGTGTGATCGAGACGGTCTCCATGGCGCCGCCGCATCCGGCGCTGAAGGTCCGCGCCGGCGATGGCGTTGTCTGGCAGGTCGACCTGGGCAATCCCCGGCAGACGGAACGCTCCGGCTTCGGTGCCGAAAGCGCCCGGGCCGGCGACGAGGTGATCGTGCTCGGCAACCGTTCCCTCGACGCCGGCGAGGCGCGCATGAAGGCCGTGCGCATCACCGTCGGCGGCGAGAATTACGACATGTACCCGGAGCGGATCCGGGCGGACTGA
- the cysP gene encoding thiosulfate ABC transporter substrate-binding protein CysP, whose product MKKILTAGLLAAGFALAMAPAGGARAEEPNSILNVSYDISRELYAAIDAAWQKKYAAETGKTIEVKQSHAGSSKQARAILEGLDADVVTFNQVTDVDVLVKGGLINADWNKRLPNNASPYYSLPAFLVRAGNPKNIKSWDDLVRDDVQVIFPNPKTSGNARYTVLAAEAFALEKFGGDKEKVNAFVGKLFDNVPVFDTGGRAATTTFVERETGDVLVTFEAETRGIAKEYGTDKFETVVPPVSILAEFPVSVVDKVVDKRGSRAISENYLNYLYSPEGQEILAQFGNRVHDKGVVEKFKDQFPDVRLLTVDDVFGGWAKVSKEEFGPGGTVDQLLAGR is encoded by the coding sequence ATGAAGAAGATCCTGACCGCCGGCCTCCTGGCCGCCGGCTTCGCCCTGGCGATGGCGCCCGCCGGCGGCGCGCGCGCCGAGGAGCCGAACTCCATCCTGAACGTCTCCTACGACATCTCCCGCGAGCTCTACGCGGCGATCGATGCGGCCTGGCAGAAGAAATATGCCGCGGAGACGGGCAAGACCATCGAGGTCAAGCAGTCCCACGCCGGCTCGTCCAAGCAGGCCCGCGCCATCCTCGAAGGGCTCGATGCGGATGTCGTCACCTTCAACCAGGTCACCGACGTTGACGTGCTGGTGAAGGGCGGCCTGATCAACGCTGACTGGAACAAGCGCCTGCCGAACAACGCCTCGCCCTATTATTCGCTGCCGGCCTTCCTCGTGCGCGCCGGCAACCCGAAGAACATCAAGAGCTGGGACGATCTCGTGCGCGACGACGTGCAGGTGATCTTCCCGAACCCCAAGACCTCGGGCAACGCGCGCTACACCGTTCTGGCCGCGGAGGCGTTCGCGCTGGAGAAGTTCGGCGGCGACAAGGAGAAGGTGAACGCCTTCGTCGGCAAGCTGTTCGATAACGTCCCGGTGTTCGACACCGGTGGCCGTGCGGCGACCACCACCTTCGTGGAGCGCGAGACCGGCGACGTTCTGGTGACCTTCGAGGCCGAGACCCGCGGCATCGCCAAGGAATACGGCACCGACAAGTTCGAGACCGTGGTGCCGCCGGTCAGCATTCTGGCCGAGTTCCCGGTGTCGGTGGTCGACAAGGTCGTGGACAAGCGCGGCAGCCGCGCGATCTCCGAGAACTACCTGAACTATCTCTACAGCCCCGAAGGGCAGGAGATCCTCGCCCAGTTCGGCAACCGCGTGCACGACAAGGGCGTGGTGGAGAAGTTCAAGGACCAGTTCCCCGACGTGCGCCTTCTGACGGTCGACGACGTGTTCGGCGGCTGGGCGAAGGTCTCGAAGGAAGAGTTCGGGCCCGGCGGTACGGTGGACCAGCTTCTGGCCGGCCGCTGA